The Chryseobacterium nakagawai genome has a segment encoding these proteins:
- a CDS encoding NUDIX hydrolase yields the protein MENFGKDLLRKIKSVELPGEPAHGVFSPPYRPVFTYDEVLAKNPKFAAVNIVLYLKDNEWYFPLIQRTINEHDRHSGQISLPGGKREEMDQDFAETAVRETSEEIGIDKHYVRIIREMSPIYIPPSNFYVYPYISYTKKNPLFVLQQSEAVETIEFPITSFLNLSDTPEIMALPSAGGSEVPVINFNGYIIWGATAMILSEFSQLLKKM from the coding sequence ATGGAAAATTTTGGAAAAGATTTATTAAGGAAAATAAAAAGTGTAGAGCTACCTGGCGAACCCGCCCATGGGGTATTCTCTCCTCCCTATCGTCCCGTTTTTACATACGATGAGGTACTTGCAAAAAATCCTAAGTTTGCAGCAGTGAATATTGTGTTGTATCTGAAAGATAATGAGTGGTATTTTCCTTTGATCCAAAGAACCATCAATGAACATGACAGACACAGTGGACAAATCTCATTACCTGGCGGAAAGCGTGAAGAAATGGATCAGGATTTTGCAGAAACTGCAGTTCGAGAAACCTCCGAAGAAATAGGGATAGATAAACATTATGTAAGAATCATCAGAGAAATGTCTCCCATCTATATTCCTCCGAGTAATTTTTATGTATATCCTTATATTTCATATACTAAAAAGAATCCGCTCTTCGTTCTTCAGCAGAGTGAAGCTGTAGAGACCATTGAGTTTCCGATCACTTCTTTTTTAAATCTGTCGGATACTCCAGAAATCATGGCACTTCCGAGTGCAGGTGGAAGTGAAGTTCCTGTCATTAATTTCAATGGATATATTATCTGGGGTGCTACGGCAATGATATTAAGTGAATTCAGCCAGTTGCTGAAAAAAATGTAA
- a CDS encoding curli production assembly/transport component CsgF — translation MKTFVILLLFVAGIFQGKSQQLVYKPINPAFGGDTFNYQWLLSSANAQNQFDQKNDYSNLLDKVNSLDSFTQSLNRQILSELSRKLFDEQFGDGNIKPGNYLFGSLYLQITNTNQGLLINILDTSTGDQSEIVIPK, via the coding sequence ATGAAAACTTTTGTTATTCTTTTACTTTTTGTTGCGGGTATTTTCCAAGGAAAATCTCAGCAACTTGTTTATAAGCCGATTAATCCTGCATTTGGAGGAGATACTTTTAATTATCAGTGGCTTTTAAGCTCAGCCAATGCGCAGAATCAGTTTGACCAAAAAAACGATTACAGCAATCTGCTTGATAAAGTGAATTCCCTTGATAGCTTTACTCAGAGTTTAAACAGACAAATACTCAGTGAACTTTCAAGAAAACTCTTTGATGAGCAGTTTGGTGATGGAAATATAAAACCGGGTAATTATCTTTTTGGGTCACTTTACCTACAGATTACCAATACTAATCAGGGACTTTTGATCAATATTTTGGATACCAGTACAGGCGATCAGTCCGAGATCGTAATTCCAAAATAA
- a CDS encoding OsmC family protein, producing MKNHHYKTTIQWTGNKGTGTSGYRDYERSHIISVENKINIEGSSDPAFRGDKTKYNPEEMFLSSLSSCHMLWYLHFCSEAGVIVIDYKDEAIGIMEETTNGSGHFTEVTLHPTITVSEESMMEKAKELHHKASEFCFIANSVNFPVKHIPTLLVK from the coding sequence ATGAAAAATCACCATTACAAGACCACGATTCAATGGACAGGAAACAAGGGAACCGGAACCAGCGGTTACAGAGACTACGAAAGAAGCCACATCATTTCAGTAGAAAATAAGATAAACATTGAAGGATCGTCTGATCCGGCATTCCGTGGAGATAAAACAAAATACAATCCTGAAGAAATGTTTCTTTCCTCCCTGTCTTCATGTCATATGCTTTGGTATCTTCACTTTTGCTCTGAGGCAGGAGTTATCGTCATTGATTATAAAGATGAAGCTATTGGAATTATGGAAGAAACCACTAATGGCAGTGGGCATTTCACAGAAGTAACACTCCACCCTACCATTACTGTTTCGGAGGAGTCTATGATGGAAAAAGCAAAAGAACTTCATCATAAAGCCAGTGAATTTTGCTTTATTGCCAACTCAGTTAATTTTCCTGTAAAACATATCCCTACTCTGTTAGTTAAATAA
- a CDS encoding T9SS type A sorting domain-containing protein, translating to MTKTIFFVLLLVVQNAFSQNIYKDPGFASNGVYNVNNYAWSMAQDTSGRIYSSYSLPNTNESFVFRLTTQGNLDSTFGNNGIAQLPYYTLQNQLKIQQDGKVVILGHSGTARVTRLLSNGQLDTSFGTNGSSMVPSINNSDTDTRSFGLILQNEKIIVHGISSYTQHRICRFNADGSIDMTFGNYGSLITRGAFPLGTFVLLDQQNNITCLTGTGSTGGIYNGIIEKYNSNGQPITSFGNNGILELPYNLWHVGDAIIDSNNKIVYSNEHLEIFRLNSDGTPDNTFNYDLSTYSGLNGGAWIQSIVEKNGNYYIGGNGEGDFASTYFISKLNQNGSVNSTFGYYSESSNLLSIKEMVVNPNNIIVKGSGHIVKYIANNGLLSTTEIPKVNPAISFENPVKQNLIYQSKERVLKIEISAADGKLVKTIKDSGSLLSDLPKGLYIAKVTFENGSITIKKLIKN from the coding sequence ATGACAAAAACAATATTTTTCGTACTACTTTTGGTAGTACAAAATGCTTTTTCACAAAACATTTATAAAGATCCCGGATTTGCTTCAAACGGAGTATACAATGTGAACAATTATGCTTGGTCAATGGCTCAGGATACTTCTGGCAGAATATATTCTTCTTATTCCTTACCCAATACTAATGAATCTTTTGTATTCAGGCTTACAACCCAGGGAAACTTAGATTCAACTTTTGGAAACAATGGAATTGCTCAACTCCCTTATTATACTCTTCAAAACCAATTAAAAATACAGCAAGATGGAAAGGTGGTAATATTAGGTCATTCCGGTACTGCCCGAGTAACCAGATTACTCTCTAATGGCCAGCTAGACACCTCATTTGGCACAAATGGCAGCTCTATGGTTCCAAGTATCAACAACAGTGATACAGATACCCGTTCTTTTGGGCTTATTTTACAGAATGAAAAAATTATTGTTCATGGAATAAGTTCATATACCCAGCACAGAATATGCAGATTCAACGCTGATGGAAGTATTGACATGACTTTTGGTAACTACGGATCTCTTATCACAAGGGGAGCATTTCCATTGGGAACATTTGTACTTCTCGATCAGCAGAACAATATTACCTGCCTCACAGGAACCGGCAGCACTGGCGGTATTTACAATGGTATTATTGAAAAATACAATTCTAACGGACAACCCATTACCAGCTTTGGAAACAATGGCATCTTAGAATTACCTTATAACTTATGGCATGTTGGTGATGCTATAATAGACAGCAATAATAAAATTGTTTATTCCAATGAGCATCTTGAAATTTTCAGACTCAATTCAGATGGAACCCCTGATAATACATTTAATTATGATTTATCTACTTACTCTGGTCTTAATGGAGGAGCCTGGATTCAAAGTATTGTTGAAAAAAATGGGAATTATTATATTGGAGGAAATGGAGAAGGGGATTTTGCTTCTACTTATTTTATTTCAAAGCTAAATCAAAATGGCTCAGTAAATTCTACTTTTGGTTACTATTCAGAAAGTTCTAATTTACTTTCAATTAAAGAAATGGTGGTTAATCCTAATAACATCATTGTAAAAGGAAGTGGACATATTGTAAAGTATATTGCTAATAATGGGCTTTTATCAACCACAGAAATTCCTAAAGTGAACCCCGCTATTTCTTTTGAAAATCCTGTTAAGCAAAACCTGATTTATCAATCAAAAGAAAGAGTACTCAAAATAGAAATATCTGCTGCTGATGGAAAGCTTGTAAAAACTATAAAAGATTCCGGGAGCCTACTTTCAGACTTACCTAAAGGTCTTTATATTGCTAAAGTTACTTTTGAAAATGGAAGCATTACCATCAAAAAACTTATTAAGAATTAA
- a CDS encoding Rne/Rng family ribonuclease, protein MKKELIVSHEDDLTKIALLEDGRLCELHEQEDKSDFIVGDLFIGRVKKLAPNLNAAFVNIGYDKDAFLHYQDLGPQYLTYRKFLKDTISKKQNTSSLKNFEIQPEIDKNGTVDKVIAKDDLVLLQITKEPISTKGPRISTQVSLTGRFLVLIPFDNKVSISKKIKSFEEKERLRTLIDSIKPEGFGVIIRTVAEGKKVADLHNDMNQLIQKWESTFKNIQRNKVPSKVLSEEDKASAILRDNFNQDFVNIICDDEQMVNEMTNYVEVIAPEKKNIVQFYDSHIPLLEYYNVEKQLKQSFGKHVNIPSSKGAYLVIEHTEALHVVDVNSGNNITTGTAVNKEHALKVNKMAATEIARQLRLRDMGGIIVIDFIDMPNSEHRRELYEHLKEEMKRDKARHKILPPSKFGLIQITRQRNRPEKQIETKEENPNKDGEIVAPIVIVERMGETLRNILQKEKGKIYLHVHPFVEAYLTKGIKSIQMKWFIKYKKWVTIVPRDSFKYLEYRIYNSKKEELIEFSN, encoded by the coding sequence ATGAAGAAAGAACTAATAGTTTCGCATGAAGATGATCTTACAAAGATTGCACTGCTGGAAGACGGAAGACTATGTGAACTTCATGAGCAAGAGGACAAAAGCGATTTTATAGTTGGAGATCTGTTTATAGGAAGAGTAAAAAAACTGGCCCCTAACCTTAATGCAGCATTCGTAAATATAGGATATGACAAGGATGCATTCCTGCATTATCAGGATCTGGGACCACAATATCTTACATACAGAAAGTTTTTGAAAGATACAATCTCTAAAAAACAAAACACTTCAAGCTTAAAAAATTTCGAGATACAGCCCGAAATAGATAAAAACGGAACGGTAGACAAAGTCATTGCAAAAGATGACCTGGTTCTTTTACAAATTACCAAGGAGCCTATTTCCACAAAAGGCCCCAGAATTTCTACCCAAGTTTCACTGACAGGACGTTTTTTGGTTCTAATTCCATTCGATAATAAAGTTTCCATTTCCAAAAAGATCAAGAGTTTTGAGGAAAAGGAAAGATTAAGAACTCTGATAGACAGCATTAAGCCTGAAGGTTTTGGAGTAATTATCAGAACTGTAGCCGAAGGAAAAAAGGTAGCCGACCTCCATAATGACATGAATCAACTGATTCAGAAATGGGAAAGCACCTTTAAAAATATCCAAAGAAATAAAGTTCCGTCTAAAGTTTTAAGCGAAGAAGACAAAGCTTCAGCTATTTTAAGAGACAATTTTAATCAGGATTTTGTGAATATCATCTGCGACGATGAGCAAATGGTAAACGAAATGACCAATTATGTTGAAGTAATTGCTCCTGAAAAGAAAAACATTGTCCAGTTTTATGATTCTCATATTCCACTTCTGGAATATTATAATGTTGAAAAACAGCTAAAACAGAGCTTCGGAAAACATGTAAACATACCAAGCTCCAAAGGTGCTTATCTTGTTATTGAACACACAGAAGCACTTCACGTCGTAGACGTTAACTCCGGAAACAATATTACTACCGGAACTGCTGTTAATAAAGAACATGCTCTTAAAGTAAACAAAATGGCAGCCACTGAGATTGCCAGACAGCTTCGCCTCCGCGATATGGGAGGTATCATTGTGATCGACTTTATCGACATGCCAAACTCAGAGCACAGAAGAGAGCTCTATGAACACCTTAAAGAGGAAATGAAGCGCGACAAAGCGCGGCACAAAATTCTTCCTCCAAGTAAATTTGGACTGATCCAGATTACCAGACAAAGAAACCGTCCGGAAAAACAGATCGAAACCAAAGAAGAAAACCCGAACAAAGATGGAGAGATTGTAGCTCCAATTGTTATCGTGGAAAGAATGGGTGAAACACTAAGAAACATCCTGCAGAAAGAAAAAGGAAAAATCTACCTGCATGTACATCCATTTGTAGAAGCCTATTTAACCAAAGGCATCAAAAGCATCCAAATGAAATGGTTTATCAAATACAAAAAATGGGTAACCATTGTTCCAAGGGATTCTTTTAAATATTTAGAATACAGAATTTACAATTCCAAAAAAGAAGAATTGATAGAATTCTCTAATTAA
- a CDS encoding response regulator transcription factor, giving the protein MMKPRLTIFDEPMLYTEGLSKLLMQSKIFNTIDICNSLETLSEQLKDEPPEMLVMSSNILMLTEICKSVESIVSKHNHIKIIIIGSCYDVIDIRKLFNKGIKSYLDKNCKYDEFLKAINALLLNEIYICDHAKERMLSFISNEQEKRNFHIRDPLTRREMEILKLICDGFSSKDICEKLFISINTVETHRKKILLKLNVKNTAGVVKYAIENHIVD; this is encoded by the coding sequence ATGATGAAACCAAGATTAACTATTTTTGATGAACCCATGTTGTATACAGAGGGTTTATCAAAATTACTAATGCAGAGCAAAATTTTCAATACAATAGACATCTGTAATTCATTAGAAACTCTCTCCGAACAACTAAAAGACGAGCCGCCTGAAATGCTTGTTATGAGTTCCAATATTCTTATGCTTACTGAGATATGCAAATCTGTAGAAAGTATCGTATCAAAACATAATCATATTAAAATTATTATCATTGGAAGCTGTTATGATGTAATAGATATCAGAAAGCTATTCAATAAAGGCATTAAAAGCTATTTGGATAAAAACTGCAAATATGATGAATTTCTAAAAGCTATTAATGCTTTGTTACTGAACGAAATTTATATTTGTGACCATGCTAAGGAAAGGATGCTGAGTTTCATCAGTAATGAACAGGAGAAGCGTAATTTCCACATCAGAGATCCCCTTACCCGTCGTGAAATGGAAATTCTAAAACTGATTTGCGATGGCTTCAGCAGCAAAGACATCTGTGAAAAACTCTTTATAAGCATCAATACGGTAGAAACACATCGAAAAAAAATTCTTTTGAAACTCAATGTAAAAAACACTGCGGGAGTCGTAAAATATGCTATTGAAAATCATATTGTCGACTGA
- a CDS encoding carboxypeptidase-like regulatory domain-containing protein — translation MKTLIKILSIFILIFCLFSCNEDLVEQAQTGILRGKVVKRGSNVPLANVKIFTNPTTQTVFSGTDGSFEIAAMPIGNYSLKAELSGYITSFQSVNMQNQNQVVTVVFEMDDDTSLNSPPTTPQLLSPIDNAVNQPLSVELTWSATDPDTADVLKYSLTIKNNLDTNVIQVNDLKVNHYTLSSLKFGVSYFWQVSVSDGIHQPVLSQTGKFTTNTVPANRYHYVRKMNGNFVIMSSDEQGNSFQFTDSSYNSWRPRKNNNAGLVAFLRTEGGSTHIYTANPDGSNPFKVTTVPVAGFNTYEVDFAWSTNGKEIIYSNFNKLYRINKDGSGLTQVYTTPDGSMISECDWSYDGSKIAIKTNDYSGYNANIYVIDMMGNVLKTVLSGSAGAAGGLNFSVDGQLLLFTRDLSGYQDGSGNYRQLDSHIFIYNLTNNAVNDISSESEKALGTNDLDPRFSPNNAQVIFMNTSNDNISQRNVMVIDLNSSMTDLSRATLFSNGEMPDYE, via the coding sequence ATGAAAACTTTAATCAAAATACTAAGCATATTCATCCTGATTTTTTGTCTGTTTTCGTGCAATGAAGACCTTGTAGAACAGGCTCAAACAGGAATTCTAAGAGGAAAAGTAGTGAAAAGAGGCAGCAATGTGCCCCTTGCGAATGTGAAGATCTTTACCAATCCTACCACACAAACCGTTTTCAGTGGTACAGATGGTTCTTTTGAAATTGCGGCAATGCCGATAGGTAATTATTCATTGAAAGCAGAGCTTTCAGGATATATTACAAGCTTTCAGTCTGTCAATATGCAGAATCAAAATCAGGTGGTAACAGTGGTATTTGAAATGGATGATGATACTTCACTGAATTCTCCACCTACCACACCGCAGCTTCTAAGTCCGATAGATAATGCGGTCAATCAGCCATTGAGTGTTGAGCTGACCTGGAGTGCAACCGATCCAGATACAGCAGACGTTTTAAAATATAGTTTAACAATTAAAAATAATCTTGACACTAATGTGATACAGGTTAATGATTTGAAAGTGAATCATTATACACTTTCAAGTCTGAAGTTTGGTGTAAGTTACTTCTGGCAGGTGTCTGTTTCGGACGGCATTCACCAGCCAGTTTTAAGTCAGACCGGTAAATTTACAACCAATACAGTTCCAGCTAACCGATACCATTATGTGAGAAAGATGAATGGTAACTTTGTCATCATGTCAAGTGACGAACAGGGAAATAGCTTCCAGTTTACAGATTCATCTTATAACAGCTGGCGGCCACGGAAAAATAATAATGCAGGTCTCGTTGCTTTTCTCCGAACTGAAGGAGGCAGTACGCATATTTATACTGCAAATCCGGATGGTTCCAATCCGTTTAAAGTAACTACTGTTCCAGTAGCAGGTTTTAATACTTACGAAGTGGATTTTGCCTGGAGTACCAATGGTAAAGAGATCATTTATTCAAACTTCAATAAATTATACCGGATCAATAAAGATGGAAGTGGATTGACCCAAGTATACACTACTCCAGACGGAAGCATGATTTCAGAATGTGACTGGAGCTATGACGGAAGTAAAATTGCCATAAAAACAAACGATTATAGCGGCTATAATGCAAATATTTATGTTATAGATATGATGGGAAATGTTCTTAAAACAGTATTATCCGGATCTGCTGGAGCCGCTGGAGGACTTAACTTTTCTGTAGATGGCCAGCTTCTTCTTTTTACCCGTGACTTATCAGGCTATCAGGATGGAAGTGGAAATTATCGCCAATTGGATTCTCATATCTTTATTTATAATTTAACGAATAATGCGGTAAATGATATTTCTTCAGAAAGCGAAAAAGCCTTAGGAACTAATGATCTGGACCCAAGATTTTCACCCAATAATGCCCAGGTGATTTTTATGAATACTTCCAATGATAATATTTCACAAAGAAATGTAATGGTTATAGATCTTAACAGCAGTATGACAGATCTTTCACGAGCCACACTTTTCAGTAATGGTGAAATGCCGGACTATGAATAG
- a CDS encoding curli production assembly/transport protein CsgE — protein MMKPLSILSLNTFFVFLFILGYGQEDKKVTARIESSTLENQIKIKAIVVNNTAVYKELNYLLISIKKGNGGNLSNNQQSGKFSVNPNEVKVLSEMSVNLESKDALKAFLYIRDEESKTLVAKDSLELNSDFFKKKIAKVEDDAVYELKGLTIDETKTKVGKDFYDMFYIQYSQLPDKSSSAITISELPLRGTSGQINIQMEDKIIYSFMTNPGEDYLKEQLSFSLKYIKEFTAKKNLIKNEFIY, from the coding sequence ATGATGAAACCTTTATCCATCCTGAGTTTGAATACTTTTTTTGTCTTCCTGTTTATATTGGGTTATGGGCAGGAGGATAAAAAAGTAACCGCAAGAATTGAAAGCAGCACGTTGGAAAACCAAATCAAAATAAAAGCTATAGTTGTTAATAATACGGCGGTGTACAAAGAACTGAATTATCTTTTAATATCTATAAAAAAAGGAAACGGAGGAAACCTTTCCAATAATCAGCAAAGTGGTAAGTTTTCTGTGAATCCTAACGAAGTAAAGGTATTATCTGAGATGAGTGTCAATCTTGAATCAAAAGACGCGTTGAAAGCTTTCCTTTATATCAGAGACGAAGAATCTAAAACGTTGGTTGCAAAAGACAGTCTTGAACTCAATAGTGATTTTTTTAAAAAAAAGATAGCCAAGGTGGAAGATGATGCGGTTTATGAACTTAAGGGACTTACTATTGATGAAACCAAAACCAAGGTTGGAAAAGACTTTTACGATATGTTTTATATTCAGTATAGTCAGCTTCCGGACAAAAGCAGCAGCGCTATCACTATTTCTGAACTTCCTCTTCGGGGAACAAGTGGTCAGATCAATATTCAGATGGAAGATAAAATAATCTACAGCTTTATGACCAATCCGGGAGAAGATTATTTAAAAGAGCAATTATCTTTCAGCTTAAAATATATCAAGGAATTTACAGCAAAGAAAAACCTTATAAAAAATGAATTTATCTATTAA
- a CDS encoding lysophospholipid acyltransferase family protein, protein MAKKNIFTDAFGTPYFLKRFIIFILGVVSYRRFNGFNKLKITGTEHLVDLPDSNVLFVSNHQTYFADVAAMYHAFCAVNNGYLNTIKNPIYLLNPKIDFYYVAAEETMNKGILPKIFKIAGAVTVKRTWRAEGKNVNRMVDMSEVDNIMKALDNGWVATFPQGTTSAFAQGRRGTAKLVKNQRPIVIPIKINGFRRAFDKKGLRVKVTGVKPTMEFKAPLDIDYDNEKAPEILLKIMTAIEQTEDFNVLHNYDEELKAKKLEQKDSNN, encoded by the coding sequence ATGGCGAAGAAAAATATTTTCACCGATGCATTCGGAACACCTTATTTTTTAAAAAGGTTTATTATTTTTATTTTAGGAGTGGTATCCTACAGAAGGTTCAACGGCTTTAATAAGTTAAAAATAACCGGAACAGAGCACCTTGTGGATCTTCCGGATTCCAATGTATTATTTGTATCTAACCACCAGACTTATTTTGCTGATGTAGCTGCAATGTATCACGCTTTCTGTGCCGTAAATAATGGATATTTAAATACGATTAAGAATCCGATCTATCTGTTAAATCCAAAAATCGATTTCTACTATGTAGCAGCAGAAGAAACCATGAATAAGGGTATTCTTCCTAAAATATTTAAGATTGCAGGAGCTGTAACAGTAAAAAGAACCTGGAGAGCGGAAGGAAAAAATGTCAACAGAATGGTAGACATGAGCGAGGTAGACAATATTATGAAAGCACTGGACAACGGCTGGGTAGCAACCTTCCCTCAAGGAACAACATCTGCTTTTGCCCAGGGACGAAGAGGGACTGCCAAATTGGTTAAGAATCAGCGTCCTATTGTTATCCCAATCAAAATCAACGGATTCAGAAGAGCATTCGATAAAAAAGGACTTCGTGTAAAGGTTACCGGTGTAAAACCTACCATGGAATTCAAGGCTCCTTTGGATATCGATTATGATAATGAAAAAGCACCGGAAATCTTATTGAAGATCATGACTGCCATTGAGCAGACCGAAGACTTCAATGTATTACACAATTATGATGAAGAACTTAAAGCTAAAAAATTAGAACAAAAGGACTCAAATAATTAA
- a CDS encoding CsgG/HfaB family protein, translating to MRTYTYTRIFFCSFLLCVLQACSSIFGLPSDPEKPTMGEVTSSTEELKKLPLPKEKIVIGVYKFRDQTGQYKPSENGNNWSTAVPQGTTTILIKALEDSRWFIPIERENIANLLNERQIIRSTRQEYIKDADKNTQSLPPLLYAGILLEGGVISYDSNILTGGLGARYFGIGASTQYRQDRITIYLRAVSTLNGEILKTVYTSKTILSTSINGSFFRYIDTERLLEAEVGLTQNEPVQLAVTEAIEKAVKSLIVEGIQDKIWGKAIDNTTSYQALINEYNKEQEHNNGRAVGNRYPENYRQKVSVFANVEAQKVKDDYVNPKMNIGGKVGMKYFLTPNFNVEVNGNYFTLENENIVKRNYFGPEVNLEYLLFPKYRFSPYIYGGAGALYSKYKPQYKGQVGGGLEYMIDHNFSLRASAQYDLGFKDDWEGLVNGKRKDQALRFALGINFYLGNK from the coding sequence ATGAGAACTTACACTTACACCAGAATTTTTTTCTGTAGTTTTCTGCTATGTGTTTTACAGGCCTGTAGCTCAATCTTTGGCTTACCTTCAGATCCTGAAAAGCCAACAATGGGAGAGGTAACCTCTTCCACAGAAGAACTTAAGAAACTCCCTCTGCCTAAAGAAAAAATAGTGATAGGAGTTTATAAATTCAGAGACCAGACTGGTCAGTATAAACCTTCTGAAAATGGTAACAATTGGAGCACTGCTGTGCCACAAGGTACCACTACCATTCTTATTAAAGCACTCGAAGACAGCCGTTGGTTTATTCCTATTGAAAGGGAAAATATTGCCAATCTGCTCAATGAAAGGCAAATTATCAGATCCACACGTCAGGAATATATTAAAGATGCAGATAAAAATACTCAGTCACTTCCTCCACTTCTATATGCCGGAATTCTTCTGGAAGGAGGAGTCATTTCCTATGACAGCAATATCCTGACAGGAGGTCTTGGTGCCCGTTATTTTGGTATTGGAGCTTCCACACAATACCGTCAGGATAGAATTACCATTTATCTGCGTGCTGTTTCTACCCTTAATGGAGAAATTCTTAAAACAGTTTACACTTCTAAAACCATTCTTTCAACCAGTATCAATGGAAGCTTTTTCAGATATATAGATACTGAAAGACTTCTGGAAGCTGAGGTAGGATTAACTCAAAATGAGCCCGTTCAATTAGCCGTAACCGAAGCTATTGAAAAAGCAGTTAAATCGCTTATCGTAGAAGGAATTCAGGATAAAATATGGGGAAAAGCAATTGATAACACTACAAGTTATCAGGCATTAATCAATGAATACAATAAAGAGCAGGAACATAATAATGGGAGAGCTGTAGGAAACCGATATCCAGAGAATTATAGACAAAAAGTTTCCGTATTTGCTAATGTAGAAGCTCAGAAAGTTAAAGATGATTATGTAAATCCTAAAATGAATATTGGTGGGAAAGTGGGAATGAAATATTTTCTCACTCCTAACTTTAATGTTGAGGTAAACGGCAACTATTTTACCCTTGAAAATGAAAATATTGTCAAAAGAAACTACTTCGGCCCTGAAGTGAATCTGGAATACCTTCTTTTTCCAAAATACAGATTCAGCCCCTATATTTATGGAGGGGCAGGAGCACTGTACTCTAAATATAAACCTCAATACAAAGGACAGGTTGGTGGTGGCCTTGAATACATGATCGATCACAACTTTTCGCTAAGAGCCTCTGCTCAATATGATCTTGGATTTAAAGATGATTGGGAAGGGCTTGTCAACGGAAAAAGAAAAGATCAGGCCTTACGCTTTGCATTGGGAATCAACTTTTACCTTGGAAACAAATAA
- a CDS encoding HU family DNA-binding protein yields MTKAELVNTISNKLGTEKNETQKVVEAFMQEIRTSMYNGDNVYLRGFGSFIIKTRAAKTGRNISKNTAIEIPAHNIPAFKPSKSFVEKVKTKVAVK; encoded by the coding sequence ATGACAAAGGCAGAATTGGTAAACACCATCTCAAATAAGTTGGGAACAGAAAAGAATGAAACACAGAAAGTTGTAGAAGCTTTTATGCAGGAGATCAGAACTTCTATGTATAATGGGGATAACGTTTATCTGAGAGGTTTTGGATCTTTTATCATTAAAACAAGAGCTGCTAAAACAGGAAGAAATATTTCTAAAAACACTGCGATTGAGATTCCTGCTCATAACATTCCTGCTTTCAAACCTTCAAAATCTTTTGTTGAGAAAGTAAAAACGAAAGTTGCAGTAAAATAA
- a CDS encoding response regulator transcription factor, which yields MSKILSNTVRFSIADSDFYFKKIMIKTLMENPFYMLLNDCNNGHELVNRIYRRQEDVFIIELFMPVLSGIEAIKYIRKNNAETPIITYSGTYQEDMAEILSRIPNIYYCQKNSTIIKDIIKGSIASDEFDYQAYSKKWEQQPLAVQEYMDRQKKGQEELSPAEIQLMRFCYEGFSNKEIAEKLNLSTRTIDTYINRLTEKLGLKTKLHLIRFCVENGYYNSSM from the coding sequence ATGAGTAAAATATTATCTAATACCGTGCGCTTTTCTATTGCAGACAGTGATTTTTATTTTAAAAAAATAATGATCAAAACTTTGATGGAAAACCCTTTCTATATGCTATTGAACGACTGTAACAATGGCCACGAGCTTGTGAACAGAATTTACAGAAGACAAGAAGATGTATTCATCATAGAACTGTTTATGCCGGTATTAAGCGGAATTGAAGCCATTAAATATATAAGGAAAAACAACGCAGAAACGCCCATTATCACTTATTCTGGTACTTATCAGGAGGATATGGCTGAGATTCTGTCGAGAATACCCAATATATACTACTGCCAGAAGAACAGTACCATTATTAAAGATATCATTAAAGGAAGTATTGCTTCTGATGAGTTTGATTACCAGGCCTATTCGAAGAAGTGGGAGCAGCAGCCGCTTGCCGTACAGGAATATATGGACCGGCAAAAGAAAGGACAGGAAGAGCTTTCTCCGGCTGAGATACAGCTTATGAGATTTTGTTATGAAGGTTTCAGTAATAAAGAAATTGCAGAAAAACTGAATCTGAGTACAAGAACGATTGATACTTACATCAACCGTCTTACGGAGAAACTGGGATTAAAGACTAAACTTCATCTTATCCGTTTCTGTGTGGAAAATGGATACTACAATTCCAGCATGTAG